In Dehalogenimonas etheniformans, one genomic interval encodes:
- a CDS encoding fibronectin type III domain-containing protein: MANNFLRLIVFILPLLLISAYPVAVAAQGTDITGTIPLVASNINSSGLTTSGAVITWETNGRATSQIYYDASSHADINDYAYSSELDLTLVSAHSVTLSGLTAGTIYYYRVKSTIPDTSFNAISEDATFTTTASGGGGGGGGGGGGFGSQLIGIGLSGTSPFMDGNGRAITAGEIKTSDGKVSLSIPVGVYIWNAAGAAQSFLSAQPINNPPTAPPENSLVMAHELGPNGVTFNPAITLTFNYKDDDLSPGAREIDLYIAWWDGTQWVKLIGTVNTTSNTVSVQVTHFTSYALLIPSSLPVPTPTLKIATPSTGASFDSGNVTISINAGNINLVPDNRPNAPGEGRVVYYLDVPIPTTAGSSALSNAGAYKESESTTNAWTNLSPGVHILGVQLVQNDHTPFSPPLFATVSVTIKEAVIAPPTTTPAPTSESPIITIPSGSNPTKTNWTIPVLFLVAAAGLGGFIYWRSRKPETDLKYTNR, from the coding sequence GTGGCGAATAATTTTCTAAGGTTGATCGTTTTCATTTTGCCACTATTGCTAATATCAGCCTACCCGGTTGCGGTCGCCGCTCAGGGAACCGACATCACCGGCACCATTCCGCTGGTAGCTTCCAATATTAACTCCTCCGGACTCACAACTTCCGGTGCGGTTATAACGTGGGAAACCAATGGCAGAGCTACCTCTCAGATTTATTACGACGCTTCATCGCATGCGGACATCAACGATTACGCTTATAGTTCCGAACTCGATCTGACTCTGGTTTCCGCTCACAGCGTGACACTCTCGGGGCTTACCGCCGGTACTATCTACTATTACCGGGTAAAATCGACAATCCCTGACACATCCTTCAATGCGATTTCCGAGGATGCTACTTTCACTACGACTGCCTCGGGCGGTGGCGGAGGTGGAGGAGGAGGCGGCGGCGGTTTCGGCAGCCAGCTCATCGGTATAGGCCTCTCGGGAACGTCACCTTTCATGGACGGCAACGGAAGGGCGATAACGGCAGGTGAAATCAAGACCTCCGACGGCAAGGTCTCTCTCAGCATTCCGGTGGGTGTCTACATCTGGAACGCCGCGGGCGCCGCCCAATCTTTCCTCTCAGCCCAACCGATCAACAACCCGCCCACTGCGCCGCCGGAGAACAGCCTGGTCATGGCTCATGAACTGGGCCCCAACGGCGTCACTTTCAATCCTGCGATCACTCTGACTTTCAACTACAAGGATGACGACCTATCACCCGGCGCCAGAGAAATCGATCTCTACATCGCCTGGTGGGACGGAACACAGTGGGTAAAGCTCATCGGCACGGTTAATACTACCTCCAATACCGTCTCCGTTCAGGTCACCCATTTCACCAGTTATGCGTTGCTCATCCCGTCTTCACTGCCTGTACCAACTCCAACGCTCAAAATAGCCACCCCCTCTACCGGGGCCTCGTTCGATTCCGGCAATGTAACCATTTCGATCAACGCGGGCAACATCAACCTGGTGCCCGACAACCGGCCCAACGCTCCGGGCGAAGGTCGAGTTGTTTACTACCTCGATGTGCCGATACCCACCACCGCGGGATCAAGCGCTTTGAGCAACGCGGGGGCCTACAAGGAGAGTGAATCGACCACCAACGCCTGGACTAACCTGTCGCCTGGCGTCCATATCCTCGGCGTTCAGTTGGTGCAGAACGACCACACCCCATTCAGCCCGCCCCTTTTCGCCACTGTCAGCGTTACCATCAAAGAGGCTGTGATAGCGCCTCCGACGACAACCCCTGCCCCGACTTCCGAGTCGCCGATAATCACGATACCTTCCGGATCGAACCCAACCAAGACGAATTGGACGATACCTGTCCTGTTTCTTGTTGCGGCGGCAGGGCTGGGCGGTTTCATCTATTGGAGATCGCGGAAACCGGAAACGGATTTGAAGTACACTAACCGATAA
- a CDS encoding peptide ABC transporter substrate-binding protein has protein sequence MNIKKVLMIPAALVLLLALAVGCTGNGQTTSPPDSTTNTPGSTTAAPITTAPASSTVLNLEASEPYTLDPALAAESGSILFVNQIFSGLVKTGNAGILPDIATSWDISTDGKTYTFHLRNDVAFQNGHRLTANDFKYSWERACTPSVGSTTAATYLADIAGAVEMLTGRATSLSGVKVVDDYTLQITLAKPASYLIYKLAFVTAFAVDKTNVASGANWWETPSGTGPFKLGSWVKTTSITLSQNRNYYGGAVKLGSAVFKFLAGRSMDLYETNQIDVAGIGGDDLDRASDPAGSFASQLKSVPELSLSYIGFNVEKAPFDDPLIRKAFSMAVDLNKMVSLTFNDAVDAANGVLPTGIPGYDANSKALGFDITQAKALIAQSKYGSVANLPAITITTSGYGGLIDGGLQAIINEWQVNLGVTINVRQLEPSVFLYNLKQEKDQMFYSGWIADYPNPQDFLDILFRTGADFNSGGYSNPAVDALLDQAAATTDSNAGLSLYQQAQRLILADAAVMPLFFGQEYILVKPYVTGFQINPMGMLVLDQVVVASH, from the coding sequence ATGAATATTAAAAAGGTCTTGATGATACCGGCGGCCCTGGTATTGCTGCTTGCTCTCGCGGTTGGCTGTACCGGCAACGGACAGACGACATCACCGCCGGATTCGACCACAAACACACCCGGCTCTACAACTGCCGCTCCCATCACCACCGCCCCGGCCTCCAGCACTGTCCTCAATCTTGAGGCATCCGAGCCCTATACCCTGGATCCGGCACTGGCGGCGGAATCGGGATCGATCCTGTTTGTGAACCAGATCTTCAGCGGGCTGGTCAAAACGGGTAACGCCGGCATCCTGCCCGACATCGCCACAAGTTGGGATATCAGCACCGACGGCAAGACGTACACCTTCCACCTGCGGAACGACGTGGCGTTTCAAAACGGCCACCGGCTGACGGCAAACGACTTTAAATACTCCTGGGAGCGGGCTTGCACCCCATCAGTCGGCTCTACGACAGCGGCGACTTATCTTGCCGATATCGCCGGCGCCGTCGAGATGCTCACCGGGCGAGCCACGAGCCTTTCCGGCGTAAAAGTGGTTGACGATTATACCCTCCAGATCACTTTGGCTAAGCCGGCTTCGTACCTCATTTACAAATTGGCATTTGTTACTGCGTTTGCAGTGGATAAAACAAATGTGGCGTCCGGCGCCAACTGGTGGGAGACGCCCAGCGGCACCGGTCCGTTCAAATTAGGCAGTTGGGTTAAAACCACGTCCATTACGCTTAGCCAGAACCGGAATTATTATGGCGGCGCCGTCAAACTCGGGTCTGCCGTGTTCAAGTTCTTGGCCGGACGCTCAATGGACCTCTACGAGACCAATCAAATCGATGTCGCCGGAATCGGAGGCGACGACCTCGACCGGGCATCCGATCCCGCCGGCTCTTTCGCCTCTCAGCTTAAATCGGTGCCTGAACTTAGCCTGTCGTACATCGGCTTCAACGTCGAAAAAGCCCCGTTCGACGACCCGTTAATTAGGAAGGCTTTTTCAATGGCAGTCGACCTGAATAAAATGGTTAGTTTAACCTTCAATGATGCCGTCGATGCCGCCAACGGCGTTTTACCAACTGGGATTCCGGGCTACGACGCCAACTCGAAAGCCCTCGGCTTTGATATTACCCAGGCCAAAGCTCTGATCGCCCAGTCCAAATACGGCTCAGTGGCAAACCTGCCAGCCATCACCATCACCACCTCGGGTTACGGCGGGCTTATCGACGGCGGTTTACAGGCCATTATCAACGAGTGGCAGGTCAATCTCGGAGTGACGATCAACGTACGGCAGTTAGAGCCCAGCGTGTTCCTCTACAACCTGAAGCAGGAAAAGGATCAGATGTTTTATTCCGGGTGGATCGCGGACTATCCCAATCCCCAGGATTTCCTGGATATCCTGTTCAGAACGGGCGCGGACTTCAATTCGGGCGGCTATTCTAACCCGGCGGTCGATGCCCTGCTGGATCAGGCAGCCGCCACCACCGATTCCAACGCCGGCCTATCCCTCTATCAGCAGGCTCAGCGGTTGATTCTGGCTGATGCTGCGGTGATGCCCCTGTTCTTCGGCCAGGAGTATATCCTGGTTAAACCATATGTCACCGGTTTCCAGATCAATCCCATGGGGATGCTGGTGCTTGATCAGGTTGTCGTGGCTTCGCACTAG
- a CDS encoding peptidase MA family metallohydrolase yields MLKRLRLVLGSIILAVIIPLAPQSAVAMAPVAPQTATNQSQGSISITSTSVQPSFPLTIKFNIVALGTSNIVDARLHYRIERTSFAQVTSEAIAKITPSKSINSSYTLDLRYIGGVPTGTKIVYWWTLKDTDNNVTQSATASFSFEDTKYAWQSITQGLVTLKWYQGNNQFAQTLMTTAQQALVKLAADTGAQLKKPVTIYIYNGSADLQGAMVFPREWTGGVAFTDFNIITIGVSTDNLAWGTGAVIHELTHLVTNQMTNNPYSGIPVWLNEGLSMYAEGPLDSTFVTVFSLAVLSKSLISVRTLDSPFSADSTKAYISYAESYYLVKFLVDRYGQSKLSSLLTTFAQGSTYDNAFKTVYGFDIAGLNTLWQNSVYGK; encoded by the coding sequence ATGTTAAAACGGCTTCGGTTAGTCCTGGGTTCGATTATTCTTGCGGTAATCATCCCTCTTGCTCCGCAGAGCGCCGTCGCAATGGCCCCGGTTGCACCGCAAACGGCTACCAACCAGTCACAGGGTTCAATTTCAATCACCTCGACTTCGGTCCAGCCCTCATTTCCCCTGACCATCAAATTCAACATCGTCGCGCTGGGAACATCCAATATCGTGGATGCCAGGCTGCACTACCGGATAGAACGGACGTCGTTCGCTCAGGTGACCAGCGAGGCCATCGCCAAGATCACGCCCTCGAAATCCATCAACTCAAGCTATACTCTTGACCTGCGGTACATCGGCGGCGTGCCGACGGGCACGAAGATCGTATACTGGTGGACGCTGAAAGACACGGATAACAACGTGACCCAAAGCGCTACCGCCTCCTTCAGTTTTGAGGACACTAAATATGCCTGGCAGAGCATCACCCAGGGGCTGGTGACCCTGAAATGGTACCAGGGCAATAACCAGTTCGCCCAGACGCTGATGACCACCGCCCAGCAGGCGCTGGTGAAGTTAGCCGCCGATACCGGGGCCCAGCTCAAGAAGCCGGTTACCATCTACATCTATAACGGTTCGGCGGATCTTCAGGGCGCCATGGTGTTCCCGCGGGAGTGGACCGGCGGCGTGGCCTTCACCGATTTCAATATCATTACCATCGGGGTCTCTACGGACAATCTAGCCTGGGGCACTGGGGCGGTGATACACGAACTGACCCACCTGGTGACCAACCAGATGACGAACAACCCCTACAGCGGCATCCCCGTCTGGTTGAACGAGGGGCTTTCGATGTACGCCGAGGGCCCGCTGGATTCGACGTTCGTCACCGTTTTCAGCCTGGCTGTCCTGAGCAAGAGCCTGATCTCGGTCCGGACCCTGGACAGCCCGTTCTCCGCCGATTCGACAAAAGCATACATTTCATATGCCGAAAGCTACTACCTGGTAAAGTTCCTGGTAGACAGGTACGGGCAATCAAAACTTTCCTCGCTTCTAACCACTTTTGCGCAGGGTTCAACCTACGACAATGCCTTCAAGACGGTTTATGGCTTTGATATCGCAGGACTGAACACGCTGTGGCAAAATTCGGTCTACGGCAAATAA
- the nuoE gene encoding NADH-quinone oxidoreductase subunit NuoE, whose protein sequence is MSIDVVQNQTEINAVLGEFKRDRDSLIPVLQSIQGRLGYLPPEVISAVAEHLGLSESTVYSVASFYTQFKFKPSGKNIIKVCRGTACHVGGGERILAELERQLGIKPGETTPDLQFTLDTVACIGACALSPVVTVNENIHGRAVVSKILEAVAQKKGVAVCQCP, encoded by the coding sequence ATGTCAATCGACGTCGTTCAGAATCAAACCGAAATCAATGCCGTTTTGGGCGAATTCAAGCGCGATCGAGATAGCCTGATTCCGGTGCTGCAATCCATCCAGGGGCGTCTTGGCTATTTACCGCCCGAAGTGATCTCAGCCGTGGCCGAGCACCTGGGGCTATCAGAAAGCACTGTCTACAGCGTGGCTTCGTTTTACACCCAGTTCAAGTTCAAGCCATCCGGTAAGAACATAATCAAGGTCTGCCGCGGCACCGCCTGCCACGTGGGAGGCGGCGAGAGGATACTTGCGGAGCTCGAGCGCCAACTAGGCATAAAACCCGGCGAAACAACCCCTGACCTTCAATTCACCCTTGACACCGTCGCCTGCATCGGCGCCTGCGCCCTGTCTCCGGTCGTGACCGTCAATGAAAACATCCACGGCCGCGCCGTAGTGAGCAAGATCCTCGAAGCGGTTGCACAGAAGAAAGGTGTGGCGGTCTGCCAATGCCCGTGA
- the nuoF gene encoding NADH-quinone oxidoreductase subunit NuoF, producing the protein MPVTVDFKAIQTESMASWQALIESPTPHILIGTATCGKVSGAMSVYDAILAAIERLGIKATVTQVGCFGMCYAEPTMDIALPGMPRISYGFMTPEKAGQIIEDYIVKGDPRADLALCTIGDGLIEGITPFDEMPMLKGQHRIALRNGGHINPLRINHYIARGGYAGLHLALTSLTPQRVIDEVAKSGLRGRGGAGFSTGQKWQFCRDAKGSSKYMICNADEGDPGAFMDRSILEGDPHSVIEGLIIAAYAIGAAEGFIYVRAEYPLAVSTVRHAVEQARELGFLGKNIMGSGFDFDVKIKEGAGAFVCGEETALMAGIEGKRGMPRPRPPFPAQSGLWSKPTTINNVKTLAMVSFILSEGAYRFAGLGTDKSQGTCVFALAGNINHMGLIEVPMGTPLNDVIFKIGGGIPKGKKLKAVQIGGPSGGCIPADLSSTTLDYESLIKSGAIMGSGGLIVMDEGNCMVDVARYFLSFIQAESCGKCTPCRLGTKQMLDILERITKGEGKPEDIPTLEELAKQIKVSSLCALGGTSPNPVLTTLKYFGDEYEAHINEKRCPAGVCKSLIRYSIVNEKCNGCRLCVTACPAKAITFVGKRKPVILDETLCNRCGICRDVCKLDAVAVK; encoded by the coding sequence ATGCCCGTGACCGTTGATTTCAAAGCCATTCAGACCGAATCCATGGCTTCTTGGCAGGCGTTGATCGAAAGCCCCACCCCCCACATTCTGATCGGCACCGCTACCTGCGGCAAGGTCTCAGGCGCCATGAGCGTTTACGATGCCATCCTTGCCGCCATCGAACGGCTGGGAATCAAAGCCACCGTCACCCAGGTCGGTTGTTTCGGCATGTGCTACGCCGAGCCGACGATGGACATCGCCCTGCCCGGCATGCCCCGCATCAGTTACGGTTTTATGACACCGGAAAAAGCCGGTCAGATTATTGAAGATTACATCGTAAAAGGGGACCCCAGGGCGGATCTGGCGCTTTGCACCATAGGTGATGGCCTTATTGAAGGCATTACGCCGTTCGATGAGATGCCTATGCTAAAAGGTCAGCACCGCATCGCCTTACGCAACGGCGGCCACATCAATCCATTGCGCATCAACCATTATATCGCTCGGGGCGGCTATGCCGGGCTTCACCTCGCCCTAACCTCTCTAACACCCCAGCGGGTTATCGACGAAGTAGCCAAATCGGGGCTTCGCGGCCGCGGCGGCGCAGGTTTTTCTACCGGTCAGAAGTGGCAGTTCTGCCGTGACGCCAAGGGTTCATCCAAGTACATGATCTGCAACGCGGACGAAGGCGATCCCGGAGCGTTCATGGACCGTTCGATCCTGGAGGGCGATCCTCATTCTGTCATCGAGGGGCTTATTATCGCCGCCTATGCCATCGGCGCCGCCGAAGGTTTCATCTACGTCAGGGCGGAATATCCCCTAGCCGTTTCAACGGTTCGACATGCGGTTGAACAGGCCAGAGAGCTTGGATTTCTCGGCAAAAACATCATGGGTTCCGGCTTCGATTTTGATGTAAAGATAAAAGAAGGCGCCGGAGCCTTTGTCTGCGGCGAAGAAACCGCCCTGATGGCCGGCATCGAGGGCAAACGCGGCATGCCCCGCCCCCGCCCGCCGTTTCCCGCCCAATCAGGGTTATGGAGCAAACCGACGACGATCAACAATGTTAAGACCCTGGCGATGGTCTCGTTTATACTTTCCGAGGGGGCTTACAGATTTGCCGGTTTGGGCACCGACAAGAGTCAGGGCACCTGCGTTTTCGCTTTGGCCGGAAATATCAACCACATGGGCTTGATCGAAGTGCCCATGGGCACGCCCCTCAACGACGTCATTTTCAAAATAGGTGGCGGAATACCGAAAGGCAAGAAATTGAAAGCCGTTCAGATCGGCGGCCCGAGCGGCGGTTGCATCCCGGCTGACCTTTCGTCAACAACTCTGGATTACGAATCCTTGATCAAATCCGGCGCCATCATGGGCAGCGGCGGCCTCATCGTCATGGACGAGGGCAACTGTATGGTGGATGTCGCGCGCTACTTCCTTTCCTTTATTCAGGCTGAATCGTGCGGCAAATGCACTCCGTGCCGCCTCGGTACTAAACAGATGCTGGACATCCTCGAGCGTATAACCAAAGGTGAGGGCAAACCCGAGGACATACCGACTCTGGAAGAATTAGCCAAGCAGATCAAGGTATCATCGCTGTGCGCCTTGGGCGGCACTTCCCCCAACCCTGTTCTCACCACTCTGAAATATTTCGGTGACGAATATGAAGCTCACATAAATGAAAAACGCTGCCCGGCGGGCGTGTGTAAGTCGCTCATCAGGTATTCGATCGTAAATGAGAAATGCAACGGCTGCCGCCTGTGCGTGACCGCCTGCCCGGCTAAAGCAATCACGTTTGTCGGTAAGCGCAAGCCCGTCATCCTAGATGAGACATTATGCAACCGCTGCGGCATCTGCCGCGATGTCTGCAAACTAGATGCGGTGGCGGTGAAATGA
- the fdhF gene encoding formate dehydrogenase subunit alpha, giving the protein MIRIRINDQEIEAVEGQTVLEAARQAGIYIPSLCYSPDLKPYGGCRMCVIEIDKMRGLPTACTTPITEGMVMRTETPALSDARKAILDLLLAEHPLDCVSCVKNERCELQDVARYLGISESRLPRNSRVQAIDDSNPFFTLDRNRCILCARCTRACDEITGNNAIEIVDRGYESRVGTVADRPLVETNCASCGECVAHCPVAAFIPKDYVKPEGPVSTICPYCGVGCSINLEISRGKIVGVSGDLNNPISNGRLCVKGRYGIKEFVHHPDRLTNPLIKRDGEFVESAWDEALEYACSKLYQYRPEEVAVIASAKATNEENYLIQKFARAVLKTNNVDHSARLCHAPTVTGLAAAFGSGAMTNSIGDLKESACFFILGANTSETHPIIGFDIKQAVKNGAKLVVANPVKIPLVRYADVYLQINPGSDVMLLSAMCKIINDEGLLDQEFIDQRTEEFDQFKKSLKKFDLEQAVAVTGVPLEDIRKAARLYASSKPASILYAMGVTQHRHGTDNVSAVANLAMLTGNLGKPGGGVNPLRGQNNVQGACDMGALPDVLPGYQKVSDDQVRARFESAWGVKLPPAPGLSLLEIIDAVDRKQIKALYVVGENLMLSDPDLNHLKKALMKLEFLVVQDIFMNETAELARVVLPSTTFAEKEGTFTNTERRVQRLRKAINPVGYSKPDWWITAQLGKRLCGKGFDFSNSTQIFEEIRSLTPSYAGITYERVQNNGMQWPCPSINHPGTPILHVEAFTRGKGVFKAVKYLPPAESPDTEYPFILTTGRSLYHFHTGTMTRRVRGLKQLQPMETLEIAATDAVGLEIEDNDLVNVSSRRGSVRARARISKRIKPGTIFMTFHFPETATNILTNAVRDPVAKIPELKVAAVKIEKV; this is encoded by the coding sequence ATGATCAGAATCCGCATAAACGACCAAGAAATCGAAGCCGTCGAGGGACAAACTGTACTCGAAGCCGCCCGGCAGGCAGGGATTTATATCCCGAGTTTATGTTACTCACCCGATCTGAAACCTTATGGCGGTTGCCGCATGTGCGTCATCGAGATCGATAAGATGCGCGGCCTGCCCACCGCTTGCACTACACCGATAACCGAGGGCATGGTGATGCGTACCGAAACCCCCGCTTTATCTGATGCCCGCAAAGCTATCCTCGACCTGCTGCTGGCTGAACATCCTCTAGATTGCGTCTCATGCGTTAAAAACGAACGATGCGAACTCCAGGATGTCGCTAGGTATCTGGGGATCAGTGAAAGCAGATTGCCTCGAAATTCCCGCGTTCAGGCGATCGACGATTCCAATCCCTTTTTCACCCTCGACCGCAACCGCTGCATCCTCTGCGCCCGCTGCACACGGGCCTGCGATGAGATTACCGGCAACAACGCCATCGAAATCGTCGATCGAGGTTATGAAAGCCGCGTTGGAACAGTGGCTGATCGCCCTCTGGTTGAGACCAACTGCGCCTCCTGCGGCGAATGCGTCGCCCATTGTCCTGTCGCGGCTTTTATCCCTAAAGATTATGTAAAACCAGAGGGACCGGTGTCTACCATCTGTCCCTATTGCGGTGTCGGATGTAGCATAAATCTGGAGATCTCCAGAGGAAAGATCGTCGGCGTTTCCGGGGATCTTAACAACCCCATTTCGAACGGGCGGCTATGCGTCAAAGGGCGCTATGGAATCAAAGAATTCGTGCATCACCCGGACCGGTTGACCAACCCATTGATCAAGCGGGATGGGGAATTCGTCGAGTCAGCCTGGGATGAAGCCCTGGAATATGCCTGCTCAAAGCTTTACCAATACCGGCCGGAAGAGGTCGCCGTAATCGCCTCGGCCAAGGCTACGAACGAAGAGAATTATCTCATTCAAAAATTCGCCCGGGCGGTTTTGAAAACAAACAATGTGGACCATTCCGCCCGGCTGTGCCATGCACCAACAGTCACCGGTCTGGCCGCCGCATTCGGTTCCGGTGCCATGACCAACTCAATCGGCGACTTAAAAGAATCAGCGTGTTTCTTCATCCTGGGGGCAAATACTTCGGAAACTCACCCGATCATCGGTTTCGACATCAAGCAGGCTGTAAAAAACGGCGCCAAACTCGTCGTGGCTAATCCCGTAAAAATCCCGCTCGTTCGCTACGCCGATGTGTATTTGCAGATAAATCCCGGCAGCGACGTCATGTTGCTCTCGGCGATGTGCAAAATTATTAATGACGAGGGTTTGCTCGATCAAGAATTCATTGACCAACGCACCGAGGAGTTCGATCAATTCAAGAAATCGCTCAAGAAGTTCGATCTCGAACAAGCCGTCGCCGTCACCGGGGTCCCGTTGGAGGACATACGAAAGGCGGCCCGCCTCTATGCCAGCAGCAAACCGGCATCCATTCTCTACGCGATGGGCGTTACCCAACACCGCCACGGCACCGACAATGTGTCTGCAGTAGCCAACCTGGCAATGCTCACCGGCAATCTGGGCAAGCCTGGCGGCGGAGTAAATCCATTGCGCGGCCAGAACAACGTCCAGGGCGCCTGCGACATGGGAGCCCTACCCGATGTCTTGCCCGGTTACCAGAAGGTGTCCGATGATCAGGTCAGGGCTAGATTCGAGTCCGCATGGGGAGTGAAGTTGCCTCCCGCACCCGGCTTATCCCTACTCGAAATTATCGATGCCGTCGATCGAAAACAGATCAAGGCTCTGTACGTCGTCGGTGAAAATCTTATGCTGTCGGATCCAGATCTAAATCATCTTAAAAAAGCTTTGATGAAATTGGAATTTCTCGTGGTTCAAGATATTTTTATGAACGAGACGGCTGAACTAGCCCGCGTCGTTCTTCCTTCGACGACTTTCGCCGAAAAAGAAGGTACCTTCACCAACACCGAACGCCGCGTCCAACGCCTCAGGAAGGCGATAAATCCGGTCGGTTACTCAAAACCGGACTGGTGGATCACCGCACAGCTTGGGAAACGACTCTGCGGGAAGGGTTTTGATTTTTCGAACTCGACTCAAATCTTTGAAGAAATCCGTTCACTAACTCCATCTTATGCCGGCATTACATACGAAAGGGTGCAAAACAACGGCATGCAATGGCCCTGCCCGTCTATAAACCACCCAGGCACCCCTATTCTCCATGTCGAGGCTTTTACCCGTGGCAAAGGCGTCTTCAAAGCGGTTAAATACCTTCCACCTGCCGAATCGCCTGATACCGAATACCCTTTCATCCTTACTACCGGCCGAAGCTTGTACCATTTCCACACCGGAACCATGACCCGAAGAGTCAGGGGGCTTAAGCAACTGCAGCCGATGGAAACTCTGGAGATTGCTGCTACAGATGCAGTGGGTTTGGAGATCGAGGACAATGATCTGGTTAACGTCTCCTCGCGCCGTGGTTCAGTCCGCGCCAGAGCACGGATCTCAAAACGGATTAAACCGGGAACGATTTTCATGACATTCCACTTCCCCGAAACCGCCACCAACATCCTGACCAACGCTGTTCGCGATCCCGTTGCGAAGATACCTGAACTCAAGGTGGCAGCCGTCAAAATCGAGAAGGTATAA
- the acpS gene encoding holo-ACP synthase, with protein MKQYLGVDIIEISRIEKAVTRWGDSFLDRVFTAAEKEKYLNRPESLAARFAAKEATVKALGTNEIIYRDIEIVSGPGERPQIKLVGRAYAIAGGLGISSLAVSLSHSRDYAVAVVSGLG; from the coding sequence GTGAAACAGTACCTCGGCGTCGACATCATCGAGATTAGCCGCATCGAAAAGGCCGTTACCCGTTGGGGAGACTCTTTCTTGGACCGTGTTTTCACTGCTGCCGAGAAAGAAAAATATCTCAATCGGCCGGAATCGCTGGCCGCGCGCTTCGCTGCCAAAGAAGCCACGGTTAAAGCCCTCGGTACCAACGAGATTATTTACCGGGACATCGAGATCGTCTCTGGGCCGGGAGAGCGCCCTCAGATCAAGCTCGTGGGTCGGGCGTATGCCATCGCCGGTGGCCTGGGAATCAGCAGCTTGGCCGTCAGTCTCTCGCACAGTCGAGATTATGCAGTAGCCGTCGTTTCCGGGCTCGGTTAG
- a CDS encoding porin PorA family protein produces MRRALVALGVLVIAFAMVWLYLIFPGMAKLPADYSVTYHFEGQVQVFNQTAGTLVPIATKMDRILKGTEINADDALVLKQDITFFLAANGAPLSSAPGASTLAALDSHETYAIDRTTRVNLAGGDKTRSGQFTFPLDVQKETYQYWVATTNSTLPATFVGEETVDGLKVYVFNIDSKGNTSPTSATQRIDVAATIKVEPVSGTPVDSKLTTTVNQLLANGSSMAVLINESHFTQATIDEMVTEGKANMNKIMWASVYGFWGAIALGAVLVILGLVLKSKPKAA; encoded by the coding sequence ATGCGTCGAGCACTGGTTGCCCTTGGCGTTTTGGTTATCGCGTTTGCGATGGTCTGGCTCTACCTCATTTTCCCAGGCATGGCAAAACTCCCGGCAGATTATTCGGTTACCTATCATTTTGAAGGCCAAGTCCAAGTTTTCAATCAGACTGCGGGAACTTTGGTTCCTATAGCCACGAAAATGGATCGTATCTTAAAAGGAACCGAAATCAATGCTGATGATGCCCTAGTGCTTAAGCAAGACATCACTTTTTTTCTCGCAGCTAACGGTGCACCGCTATCCTCAGCTCCCGGAGCTTCAACGCTTGCCGCATTAGACTCGCACGAAACATATGCGATCGATCGCACGACTCGAGTAAACCTGGCTGGTGGCGATAAAACTAGAAGCGGGCAATTCACCTTCCCCTTAGATGTTCAGAAAGAAACATACCAATACTGGGTAGCTACAACTAACTCTACCCTTCCGGCTACTTTCGTGGGCGAAGAAACCGTAGATGGTCTTAAAGTCTACGTGTTCAATATTGATTCAAAAGGAAATACTAGTCCTACTAGTGCTACCCAAAGAATCGATGTCGCGGCTACAATCAAGGTTGAACCCGTGTCCGGTACTCCCGTTGATTCAAAACTCACTACCACTGTAAATCAGCTGTTAGCCAATGGCTCATCGATGGCTGTTCTCATCAACGAAAGCCATTTCACCCAGGCTACCATTGATGAAATGGTTACCGAAGGCAAGGCAAACATGAACAAGATCATGTGGGCTAGCGTTTACGGCTTCTGGGGAGCCATTGCCCTTGGTGCCGTTTTGGTCATCCTTGGACTGGTTCTAAAATCCAAACCTAAAGCGGCCTAA